From the Myripristis murdjan chromosome 14, fMyrMur1.1, whole genome shotgun sequence genome, one window contains:
- the btg3 gene encoding protein BTG3 has translation MRKEIAAVVFFLKTLIKKREKLDSHKIELFVERLAVALQEKFRGHWYPDNPSRGQAFRCIRVNRFQRQDPELLRACQESGVHYNDLGLPRELTLWVDPGEVCCRYGEQNPCFSVASFSSDDEDKDVTKKVTSALERVTSDYHSGSSSDEESTFASPLTIPYSRRTHQAMNPAAPTWHPKKKMVPGKGHILPRPQYGFRPRGRVPHTLRHNVWIPPGYGGGPAYWDNNQNMAHCYS, from the exons ATGCGGAAAGAAATTGCAGCTGTGGTGTTCTTCCTGAAGACGCTgataaagaagagagagaagttgGATTCACACAAAATTGAGTTGTTTGTTGAGAGATTGGCTGTGGCACTGCAGGAGAAATTCAGGGGGCACTGGTACCCTGACAACCCTAGCAGAGGCCAGGCATTCAG GTGCATCCGAGTGAACAGGTTCCAGCGTCAGGACCCAGAGCTGCTTCGTGCCTGCCAGGAGAGTGGAGTTCACTACAATGACCTGGGGCTGCCCCGAGAACTCACACTGTGGGTGGACCCAGGGGAGGTCTGTTGCAG ATATGGAGAGCAAAACCCATGTTTCTCAGTGGCCAGTTTCTCAAGTGATGATGAGGACAAAGATGTCACAAAGAAGGTGACCAGCGCTTTGGAGAGGGTGACGTCAGACTACCACTCAGGTTCTTCTTCCGATGAGGAGAGCACGTTTGCTTCCCCCCTTACTATTCCCTACAGTCGACGCACTCACCAG gcaATGAACCCAGCTGCTCCCACATGGCATCCAAAGAAGAAGATGGTGCCCGGGAAAGGTCACATCCTTCCTCGTCCTCAATATGGCTTCAGGCCCCGCGGCAGAGTCCCCCACACCTTAAGACATAACGTATGGATCCCTCCTGGTTATGGAGGAGGGCCTGCATACTGGGACAACAACCAAAATATGGCACACTGTTACAGTTAG